The following are from one region of the bacterium genome:
- the xseA gene encoding exodeoxyribonuclease VII large subunit, whose amino-acid sequence MLNGSPAPEPYSVSALTALIKGTLEERYAGVWVAGELTDVKLAASGHLYFRLKDEGAVLGCAMFRPRPQRLGFAPADGLEVVARGDVSVYPPRGSYQLICDELVLRGLGELQRAFEELKTRLAAEGLFAAEGKRPLPRLPKRVGVVTSRDGAALRDILRVLARRHAGLDVVLRHALVQGEGAGAELARAVEELGASGLVDVLIVGRGGGSYEDLFCFNDEGLCRAIHACPVPVISAVGHEVDVTLADLAADVRAPTPSAAAEMVTAERDELRRRVAVGRGSLRRIAADLLKLERQRLEHFRKTFSVERLAGYLNLRRQRVDGLGERLRHASLSAVEAGKSRFARVRLAMLRAHAVPRLRERALAGLVRRLSLSASGGIYSHRVRLSSGTGRLVALDPRAVIGRGYGHLTRKGAPVRSIEELHPSDELGVTVRDGTALTVVRRILGEENDLRGGDGEAGGHRRRARGRGVPPGQTDLPL is encoded by the coding sequence ATGCTCAACGGTTCCCCAGCGCCCGAGCCCTACAGCGTCAGCGCGCTGACCGCCCTGATAAAGGGCACCCTCGAGGAGCGCTACGCCGGGGTCTGGGTGGCCGGGGAGCTGACGGACGTAAAATTGGCCGCCAGCGGCCACCTCTACTTCCGCCTGAAGGACGAGGGGGCGGTGCTGGGGTGCGCCATGTTCCGCCCGCGACCCCAGCGGCTCGGCTTCGCCCCCGCGGACGGCCTCGAGGTGGTGGCACGGGGCGACGTCTCCGTTTACCCGCCCCGGGGGAGCTATCAGCTCATATGCGACGAGCTGGTCCTGCGCGGGCTGGGGGAGCTCCAGCGGGCCTTCGAGGAACTCAAGACGAGGCTGGCCGCCGAGGGGCTCTTCGCCGCCGAGGGAAAAAGACCTCTGCCTCGCCTGCCGAAGAGGGTGGGCGTGGTCACCAGCCGCGACGGGGCGGCCCTGCGCGACATCCTGCGCGTCCTGGCGCGCCGCCACGCCGGCCTGGACGTCGTCCTCCGGCACGCCCTGGTCCAGGGCGAGGGCGCCGGGGCGGAATTGGCCCGCGCCGTGGAGGAACTCGGCGCCTCGGGGCTGGTGGACGTGCTCATCGTGGGGCGGGGCGGCGGTTCCTACGAGGACCTCTTCTGCTTCAACGACGAGGGCCTTTGCCGGGCGATTCACGCCTGCCCGGTGCCGGTCATCTCCGCCGTGGGGCACGAGGTGGACGTGACGCTGGCGGACCTGGCGGCCGACGTGCGGGCGCCGACCCCCAGCGCCGCCGCCGAGATGGTCACCGCCGAGCGCGACGAGCTCCGGCGCCGCGTCGCCGTGGGACGCGGCTCCCTCCGACGCATCGCCGCGGATCTGCTGAAGCTCGAACGTCAGCGGCTGGAACATTTTCGTAAAACTTTTTCGGTGGAGCGGCTCGCCGGTTACCTGAACCTCCGCCGCCAGCGGGTGGACGGCCTGGGCGAGCGCCTGCGGCACGCCTCCCTTTCGGCTGTGGAGGCGGGTAAGTCTCGGTTCGCGCGGGTCCGGCTGGCCATGTTGCGGGCCCACGCGGTCCCCCGTCTGCGCGAGAGGGCTTTGGCGGGCCTCGTCCGCCGGTTGAGCCTCTCCGCTTCCGGCGGGATATACTCACACCGGGTGCGCCTGAGCTCGGGGACGGGTCGTCTGGTCGCCCTCGATCCACGCGCCGTCATCGGGCGGGGCTACGGCCATCTCACCCGTAAGGGCGCGCCCGTGCGCTCCATAGAGGAACTGCACCCGTCCGACGAACTGGGCGTGACCGTCCGCGACGGGACGGCGCTCACCGTGGTCAGGAGGATACTTGGAGAAGAAAATGACCTTCGAGGAGGCGATGGAGAGGCTGGAGGCCATCGTCGCCGAGCTCGAGGGCGGGGTGTACCCCCTGGACAGACTGATCTCCCTCTTTGA
- the xseB gene encoding exodeoxyribonuclease VII small subunit, which produces MERLEAIVAELEGGVYPLDRLISLFEEGMGLAKLCQSQLDATERRLTELVKGDDGSPAERPLDLPDVEG; this is translated from the coding sequence ATGGAGAGGCTGGAGGCCATCGTCGCCGAGCTCGAGGGCGGGGTGTACCCCCTGGACAGACTGATCTCCCTCTTTGAGGAAGGCATGGGGTTGGCGAAGCTCTGCCAGTCCCAGCTCGACGCAACCGAACGGCGACTCACCGAGTTGGTCAAGGGCGACGACGGCTCCCCCGCCGAGCGCCCCCTCGACCTGCCCGACGTGGAAGGATAA